The DNA sequence TTGCATCGGCAACAATAACAGATAATCCCAAATCATCAGAAGAATTGTTTGTCGTTCTGCTGATTTTTGTTACAGCATTTAATGAATCTAATATTTCTTTAAGAAATAATCCTTTGGCTAAATTTCCTTCACTTTCCCAAAATCCGGTTTGAGAAATATATCTATCATTAGAATCGTGTCCGCCGTGACCCGGGTTTATATAAATTCTTATTCCAGAAAAATCTTGAGATTTTATACTCAACGAAATAATAAAAAGTATTAATAATATTTTCTTCAATAAATTCATTTAATTTTCAAAACTAATTTTTGCTAAATATATTTCACCTAAAATAGTATTGTAAACAATACTGGTTTGATCGTTAGACCAATCTGCAAAAATCTCAATCATATTTTCGGTATTTGTAATTTGATACTCTTTATTTTCTTCAATTGAATAAATAAATAAATCCGAAGAAATATATTTCTGTCCATCATCTTTATCTTTCATAAATAAAATAAATTTATCATCCGGAGAAAATTTTGGATAATGAGCATCTTTTATGTTTAACAAAATATTTCCTTCTAAATCACAAACAAATGAACCTTGATTTCCAAAAGTAAATATTATTTTTTCACCATCGTTCGAAAGAGATTCCCAAACATAAACTCCTTTTCCCAACGGACTAATATTCTTTATCTCATCATTTTGAATTAGAAATAAATTATCATTTTCAGAAAATATTGCTTTAGAAGTCTGATTTGTTTTAAGAAATTTATCATGCAATATTGTTTTTTTATTTACTGTAGAATTTTCAACAATTAGTAATTCCGAGCCAATAATTTGATTTGGGATTTTAATTTGTCTTTTAGATGTTTCGATAATTTCTATTTTTTCAGAATTGATATTTTTTAGATAAACTGAATGTACTTTTCGCCCTTTTTCAAAATTGAAATTTCTCAGAACATAATTTTCTTCGTCAATCAATACCGGTTTATACCCAACGCCATTTTCATCTGAAATAATTTTCGTTTGATTTGATCTCAAATTGTGTGAGAATAATCCTTTATAATTTTCCGAAGTGAAAATAATATTTTCGTCATCTTTACTAAATTGCGGATAAAATGCCGATGAATATTGGTCAATCTCAACTTTTTCAATTGAACTAATCTTTATATTTTGAGAAAAACATATTGAACTAATTAAAAATATTATTGTAAAAAAATTTTTCATCATTATTTTATTTCTTAGAAATGTTAAAAGATATTATTCTTATTTCTCCAAATTCTGTTGCAAAGACAATTTTATTTTCAATTGGCGACCAATCCGGATAAAGTTTTTGATATTTTTCATCTTCCAATATTTCTATTTCTTTATCACCGTCTAAAAATCCGATAAACATTTTTGAATCTTTTAATTGTTGATCATTGAAAATTTCTTTTGTAAATATTACTAGATTACTTTTATACAATTTAGATAGAAATCCAGCTTTCTTAAAATTATTTATTGGTTCACCGAATTTGTTGTAAATTAAAAACCCTATTGAGTTTGTAAGTAAAAATATATTTTCCAAATCTTTTGAATAGTAGCTTTCAATAGGCTTAATATTGTTTGGAATTTTAAGAGTATCAATATTTTTACTGGCTTTTAGAAATACGTTATTATTAACAAATAAAAACGGAATCTTAAATTCTTTACTAATTTTTGAATTGGATAAATTTATATTTAAAGGTGTTCCATCTTCAACCAAATAAATAAGGCTATCAACCAATAACGGCGGGGATAATCTTTTATCGGAATTATAAATTACATTAATCTTTTTTGTATTAAGTGAATAACTTAAAATGGAAAATGTTTTTTTTCCTTGTGTAACTTTATTTCTAAAATAAATATATTCGCCGGTTTTTGAAATTTGAAAATTAACTCCACATTGAGGTAAACTAATTAATTTATTTATTGTTTCGTTTGTTAAATCGTAAATCCACAATTGACTAAAATCTTCGGTGGTAAAAAATATTTTTTTTCCATCAACACTAAATTTGGGATTTCTAAATTTACCAATTGCTTTATCAACCAAAATTTTATTTTCAATAATTTCAATATTAATATTTGATGAATTTAATTTTGCATTCTCAAAATCTTGCTGATGAATTGATTTCTTTTCTTCTATAACAACTTCCTTTTCTTTTGTGCAATTTGAAATTATAAATATTAGAAATAGATATAAAATTTTTTTCATTAACTACTCGGTTATTTAATTAAAAGCATTTTTTTTGTTATTGAATTATTTTGATAATATAATTTATAAAAATATATTCCAGCTGATAAATTTGATGCATCAAAAGTTACTTCATAATTTCCGATTGATTTATTTTCATTAACTAAAGTTGCAATTTCTTTCCCTAAAACATCAAATACCTTTAAAGTTATATTCGAATTGTCATTGAGATTTCTCATTTCGTTCGAAATGACAGAAAATGGTGAAACAGAATATTCTATTGTTGTTGTTGGGTTAAACGGATTTGGATAATTTTGTTTTAGTGTAAAAATTTTCGGTAAATTATTTTCTTCATCAACATTTACCGTAACTGAAAATTTTCGCTCAAGTAAATTCCAAAGTTCCGATCTGCTTCCATCGTAACCTAAAGCCCACATACCAACGCCTTTTAGCTTTTTAGAAATTGCTAAATCATACTTCAAAGAAAGACTTGAATCAGTATCAAACCAAACTTGATGATTTTGTAAACTTTCTACGTAGCTAAACCAAGAATTCTTAAAAGTTGGCGACCATTTTATTCCATAGTTTTCTGCCAATGATTGAGCATCTCTATATCTTTTTGACTCAATAAATTTAACAATGGATGAACCTTCTTGAACAGAGGAAGTTTGCCAATGCGGACCATAATATGGTACTCCTAATATTATTTTTTCTGGATAAAATGAAGTAACCGTTTGATATTGAACATTTATAGTATTTGTAACATTATAACTTCCGCCCATTAGAGGAGCTGTTGGACCAGTAGATGTGCTCCAGCTTCCATAAAAATCATAACCCATAACAAAAAGATAATCACAACTTTGTGCTAAACCAGTTAAATTCCATCCTCCCCAATTAACTGCCGGTGCGGCAAATGAAACTTCAAGATCAGGTGAAATTGAATGGACAGAATCTGTTAATTCTTTCATAAAATCGTTTATAACATTTCCTCGGTCAGCTGTATTTAATCCTTCAAAATCAATGTTCACACCATCTAAATTATAAGTTTTTATTTTTGATTTTACTCCGCTTAAAAATATCCATTTTGAAATTGAGCTTGTTAAAATTTCATGAATATCATTTGCAGTAAAATTTACAATTACCATTATAATTTTTGTACCACTTTCATGCGCTGAGTTTATAACATCTGTCCAAGGCCAACTTGGCGGTTCTGAAATTGCTCCGGTTTTAGAAACAGGAAAATCAAAAACCGCAATATGCGAAAGCAAATCATAATTAAAATCTTGATGTGCATTTTCCAAATATTCCCAATCAGGTAAATATCCAAAAATACTTTTACTTAAATTTTTAATTACTGATTTATTCAAAGGTATTATTGGTTCCGAAGAAATAGGTTTAGAAATATTTTTTAGTTTTTCCTTAATTATCGGTTCAAATTTTTCCCTATCCAACTGATGAATACTTTTATATTCTTGTGCTGAGATGATAGACACAATTGTTAGTAAAATTATTATTAATGCTAATTTCATTTTTATTTTCTGTAAAAAGTTTATTATTCTAAAATCAATATAATTATTATGATTAAATTAAAAATAATATTTCAAAATTTTCTTACATTTGTTAATAAGATCAATAATTTCAAATCAATTAGAAAGGTTAAATATGGTATCAAATAAAATTGAATCAGCATTAAACGATCAACTTAATAAAGAAATGTTTTCATCTTACTTGTATTTATCAATGGCTGCATATTTTGAAAATAAAAATTTAGCCGGAATGTCAAATTGGATGAAAATGCAATCGCAAGAAGAATATTTACACGCAATGAAATTTTACGATTTTATTCTTCGTTTAGGCGGAAAAGTAAAATTGGGAACTTTAGAAGCACCGCAAATTGAGTGGAATTCACCAAGAGAAGTTTTTGAAAATTCACTAAAACACGAAAGATTTATTTCGGATAGTATTCACAAACTTTTTGATTTGGCAATTGCGGAAAGTCATCATCCTACAAAAAGTTTTTTACAATGGTTTGTTGATGAACAAGTTGAAGAAGAAAGTACTGTTCTACAAATTGTTGAAAATTTCAATTTAATTGGTGAAGATAAAGGTGCATTATTTATGTTAGATAGAGAATTGGGTTCAAGAATTGCTTCACCGGAAGAAAATTAAGTTTGTAAAAAGAAAAAATTATTTTTTTTAGAATATTTTTTAGCTATATTTAGAATCTTAAATTTTAAGACTTTGGAGAAAATAATGTCAAGAAGATGTGAATTAACCGGCGTAGAACCAATAACCGGAAGCCGTATTTCCCATGCTCATAACAAAACAAAAAGAAGATTTCTTCCAAATTTACAAAAGAAAAGAATTTGGGTTAAAGAATTAAATAGATTTGTAACTGTTAAGGTTAGTTCCAAAGCTTTAAAAACTTTAGCTAAAAATGGAACTTCTGAATTGGCAAAATTGGTTCAAGAAAAGAAAATTAAAATTTCCTAAAATAATTTAGTTTTACAGAAAAAAGCCCATCAATTTGATGGGCTTTTTTTTTATTTCAAAACCGATACTTAATAAAAAATCAAAATAAATATCGGTTTTTTACAGTGAGTTATTTTCTACTTTTTACGGTTCTTTTTTCTTCTTTATTGTCATCAATCTTTGAAGAATTTCTTGTTTTTTCTGTTTCTCTCTTTACTTCAATTTTAGGTTCTTTTGGAACTGAATTTCGTTCAATATTTCTTGAAGTTGATTTTTCAAATTCCTTTGAATCATTTTTCTTACTAATTTCCCTACTTTTTGAAGTAGAAGTTTTTATTTCAACATCTTTTTTTCTGCTAATAACTTTATCATCATTTTTATTTATACTTCTTGAATTTTCAACTTTTCTATCAACTTCCCTTTTTTCAATTGTTCTATCTGCTTCTCTTTTATCAACTTTTCTATCAATAGATTTTTCATTGGAATTTTTAACTTCGGTTCTTTTAGTGATTACAACTTTATCAGTTCTTAAATTTTTCAACTCTTTTCCTTTCGTAACTTTTGATCTATCAAATGAATTTTCTCTATTTATTTCATTATCATTTGGTCTAAATTCTTTTACATCGTTTCTGCTTTTCAATTCTCTTGAATCATAATTTTTATCACTAAAATTAACTTCTCTTGTTGATATTCTTTTTCCAATTCTCTTTTCAACAAATTCTCTATTTATTCCGCCGTTTACAATTCTGTTATCGTTTGAATAATAATTAGTTCTATGTTTTGTTCGTTTGTAAATACGTTCTGCATTATTTCCAAAAATATGATGTTTGCGAATATCAACAGAAACAAAGTGATTATATTTTACAAAGTTCCAGTAAAAGAATCCCGAGTTCCATCTTATTGAAAATCTAATTCCGGAATTTGGATAAAATCTTGCATAAGGTGGTAAAGGAGCCCAGCCAATATAATAATCATCATATCTCCATTCTACCCAAGATGGTCCCCATTCGCTATCTGGCATCCAAACCCAGCCGTAATAATCATCAAAAAACCATCTTCCGTAATGATATGTTGCCCAGCCGAATGGCTCGTAAGAAACCCAATACCAGCCGTTATATGTCCATTCCCATCTTCCTTCAGTATATGGTCGCCAATCGCGATATGTATTATAAGGTCTCCAAACAAATTCATCATATCCAATTTCTATCCATTCTCCGTGTGGCTCAAGTGCAGAATAGAAATAATCCACATTAATATTTTTGTTATAATTGTGTGCGTTTAGATTTATTACAAATAATCCAAACAAAATTGCGGTTAAAAATAATGTCTTTTTCATCTTACACCTCGTTGATAATTACAACTATATAATTTCACATTTAATGCCAATTTTAAATTGCTAATTTTGCAATCATTTTGGCAACTTTTATAATTTACTGTATATTCTTGTATACATAATAAGTTAAAATTTTGCACAATTTATTATCAGATTAGTTAATTTTGAATCAGAAAAAAACCGAATTGAGGTAAAAATGTTTAATCAAAATAAAATTTTAATAATTGTTTTAGCATTAATTTTTTTTTCTTGTAAAAACAATATTGATAATAAGGAATTAGAAAATATGGAAGAAAAAATTTCTCAATTTGCGGTAACCAAAATAAAATATGATAAAAATCTGCTTGATGAAAATCAGAAAATAATTATAAAAAAACTTTATGAAGCTGCAAAAATTATTGACGAAATTTTCTTGGAACAAGTTTATTCCAAAAATTCCGAAATTAAACAAAAATTGATAAATTCCGATGAACCACTTGATAAATTAAAATTAGCGTATTTTAATATTAATTTTGGTCCATTTGATAGATTAGATCATAACAAACCATTTATTGGTTCCGATGAAAAACCGCTCGGCGCAAATTTTTATCCCGAAGATTTAACTAAAGAAGAATTTGAAAATTGGATTAAAGACCATCCGGAAGATCAAAAAGGATTTACAAGTGAATTTACAGTTATTAAGCGAGACGGAAACAAATTGCGTTCAATTCCCTATTTTATTTATTATAGAGAAAAACTTGTAAAAATTTCAAAACTTTTGCGCGAAGCTGCGGAATATGCGGAAAATCAATCGCTTAAAAATTATCTTTTATTAAGAGCCGAATCTTTTGAGACTGACGATTATTTTAAAAGTGATATGGCTTGGATGGATTTGAAAGACCATACAATTGAAGTTGTAATTGGTCCATATGAAGTTTATGAAGACGAACTTTATAATTACAAAGCAAGTTACGAATGCTTTCTAACAATTGTTGATCCGATTGAGACTAAAAAATTAGAAACATTTTCTCAATATTTAAATAAAATGGAAGCAAATTTGCCTTTGCCGGAAGAACATAAAAATTTTAAAAGAGGAAGTGATTCGCCGATTGTTGTTGTTCAAGAAGTTTTCAGCGCCGGTGATAGTAAAGCCGGAGTTCAAACTTTAGCTTTTAATCTGCCGAATGATGAAAATGTTAGAAAATTAAAAGGTTCCAAAAAAGTAATGCTGAAAAATATTCATGAAGCAAAATTTGAAAAATTACTTAAACCAATTGCGCAGACAGTTTTGGATAAAGATCAATTAAAATACGTTACATTTAATGGATTTTTCACGCATACTTTAATGCACGAAATGTCGCATGGAATTGGTCCAGGATTTATTAAAGTTAACGGAAAAGAAACGGAAGTTAAAAAAGAATTAAAAGAAACTTATTCTAAAATTGAAGAATGCAAAGCTGATATTTTAGGCATGTTCAATAATAAATTAATGATTGAAAATGGAGTTTTGCCAACCGAGTTTGAGAATGAAATGTGGATAACATTTCTTGCCGGAGTTTTTAGAAGTGTAAGATTTGGAATTAACGAAGCTCACGGAAGTGGAACGGCGATTATTTACAATTTTTTATTAGAAAATGGCGGATATGAATTTGATAAAAAATCTGAAAAAGTTAAAGTAAATTTTGAAAAAATATATCCGGCTTTAAAGCAATTAGCAAATAAAGTTTTGATGATTCAAGCAACGGGAAATTATAATGATGCGCAGAAATTGATTTCCGATTATGGAAAAGAAACCAATTCAATTAAAAATTTGGTTAATAAATTATCAAATTTACCGGTTGATATTAAACCCGAATTTCAGATTGAAAGTGAATTAAAATAAATTTGATATTTAACTTTGTTTTAAAACTAAAAAGTAAACAAAGAGCCAATAATTATTACCAAATATGCAATTATTGAAATCCATTTTACGGTTTTGGACTTTGTTTTATTTTTAAGATTGCCGGAATGATTAATAAAATGATTAAGATTTGACTTAGGAATATTATTTAATATATCCATTTCTTTGCTTTCTTTTAGGATTTCTTTTTTGATAATGTAATTTAAATAATACTTGATATCTAAATTGTGTTCTAAATCACATAATCAAATATATTGTCTTGTTTTGATACATGCAAGAATTTTATATTTATAAAAGAGTTTTTATCTCGTTAATTCCAATTATCTTCACATTCGTACAGAAAATCTTGAACTCCTTGAATAATTTGTTTGCACATTTTATCCTTGAATTCGGAATCCATTAGTTTTATTTCATCATTTGGATTTGACATAAAAGCAGTTTCGACTAAAACATTCAATATTTCCGTAGGAGAATTTAGCGTAAAATTGAAATTTCCAACATTTCCAAAAGGTTCTAATCCTAATTCTAACATTCTTTCATAAATTTTTAAAGAAAGCGGTCTAAATGCAATATGTTTATAATAAGTGCTTGTTCCGCTAATTTTTACCGGATCAGCATTATAGCCAATAGAATTTGCATGAATACTTATTAAAATATCCGCATTAAAAGAAAATATTTTTTGTAATCTTTCACCGTTTAAAGTATAAGTATCATCTTCTCTGGTTCTGTAAACTTTAGCTCCCTTTTCGATTAACATTTTTTCAAGCCGATTTACAATATCAAGAGTTACATTTTTTTCAAGCAAACCGGTTGCACCAAGAGCACCATTATTTTCACCGCCATGTCCGGCATCTAAAACAAAAGAAAGTTTATCAAACTTTAAAATTTCCGGCTGTTTTTTAATTTCAATTTCGAGTGTTGAATTTTTATAGCCGATTTTATATCCCCAAATTTGTTTTCTTTTTGGCTCAATTGTAATTCTAAATAAATTATTTTCTACTTGTTCATAATTTAAATTCTTTATTCCTTCTGTTGTTAAATGTTGAGTAATCCAATTGCTGTTTGACGTTGCACCATAAATATCAACAATTATTCGTGTAGGATTTATTTCTTGTCGTGTGGAAAAAGGCAATTTCTCATTTAGATTGATAATAATTTTATCAAAATTTTTTCCGCCGTAGGCAGCCCAAGAATCTGTAAGCGAAATTGGCAAATGAGTTCCAAGCTGAAGCAAATCAACTTGATCTTTTGAAATATATGCCACCAAATTATCTGTTAATTTTACACGATATTGATCGCCGTACATTCCATTAATTATTAATTTTATTCCTTCTTCCAAAAATGATAATTTTGAGCCGCCAAGACGATCTGTTCCTAATCCATAATTTAACGAAGGTCTTTCTCCTTTTGTTATTGCAACTCTTGGCAGTTTTGTCGGAATTAATGAAACTTTCGCTTTAGAATTTTTAGTTACAATTTCTCCATCTTTTTCAAGTGAAAATGTTATTGGTAAATTTTCTAAATTATCATTATCCGTAACTTTATAAATTCCCGTATAAATTCCTCTAACACCTTTTGTTTCCTTTTCGGGAAGTTCAATCATTTTAATTCCATTCATAAATGTTGCATTGCAATCCGGAGTACCTTTAATTTTAACTTCTAAAATATCGCCAGCATCAAGCCATAAATCTTCACTCGGCATCATTAAATTATCTTCAATAATTAATTCATCAGAATTTGTGGTTTTTAACTTTTTTTCTTCCCTAATAATTGTAAATTCTTTGGTGATTTTTTCCCCATCTTTTGTTGAAATTATTTTAAAAATATTTTCACCGAATTCTAATTTCAATAAATTTACAAAAGCTCCGGAATTATAAACTTTTATATTTTCATCATTAATTGTAACACTGCTTCCGGGAAGTGTATTTGCGGCAAGTCTGTATTTTGATAATGACGTTGTAGTAATTTCATCTTCGGGAATAATTACGGAAATATAATTTTCCTTTTGTGCATATATCTTTGTGAATTCCGAGAATAAAAAAGACGTAATAAATAGAAATACTGAAATTTTTCTGATCAAAATATTATCCTTTTTTGAAGTCATTATATTATGAAAATATACTAAATTGTTAGCTTAATTTTTTGATTTAATCAACTTTTATGGTTTAAATATGAATATTGCTGTTAAAAAATTTTTAGACGAATTCCCAGTTAACAAATTATATACTTACGAAGAATTCATGAAATTTTCTGAGGAAAAAGTTAAAAATTGTGAAATAAATAAACTAACGGAACACGAGAAAATTCTTTTTGATTACAGTAAAATTAATCTTCAAAGAAGTAATAGAATTAACAAAACTTTTAAACCAAATCAGCAATTAGTTGAAATTTTTCAAAGATTAAATTTTCATCAAACTTGGCTTGTGATTACTGAAGATTGGTGCGGAGATTCAGCTCAAAATCTTCCATATTTTATTAAGTATGCCGAACTAAATATAAAAATTGAAGTAGTTGTGATTTTACGAGATAGTAATTTGGCTGCAATTGATAATTATTTTAATTCGCCGACTTCACGCGGAATTCCAAAAATTATTGGTTTTGATGAAAATGGAAATGAATTATTTGTTTGGGGACCAAGACCAAAATTTGCGCAAGATTTGGTTAATCGATTAAAATCAGAAGGTTATTCCAAAGAAGAATTTAATAAAGAACTTCATTTATGGTACGCAAGAAATAAAGGTATAGAATTAGAAAAAGAACTTATCCATATTTTTGAAAATATTAACAGCAAAGTTCACAAAGAAAAATAATACACAAAGTACACCAAATTGATCTAATTTGGATTTCATTTTGAAAAATCTTTGTGTGCTTTGTGTTTTAGTTTTCCAAAATAAATGGAATAATTATTTTTACAGTTGATTCAACAACTTTTCCATTTTCAATTGCAGGCTCAAATTCCGATTTTATGATTAAGGATTTAGCCGCTTCATCACAACCGTAGCCAATTCCCTTTATTACTTCCGCACTTATAACAAATCCTAAATCATTTATTTTTGCTTCAACTTCAACTTCGCCGCTAATTTCATTACGTTTAGCTTGTGATGGATATTTTAAATTTTTAAGAAGTTCATTAATTCCGCCAACTGGTTTTGGACAAACATCGTTTTCACAAATTATAAATTGTTTTTTGGGTGGTTCAATTTTAAGTTCGTCTTTTATTTCATTTGTTGTAACAAACTTGGTTTGGTTATTTTCCGATAATTTAAAATTTATAGAAAATATAACTTCTGTTTCTATAACTTCGCCTTTTTTTTCACCCGGAATAAATTTCGTCTTTTTCACTGCATCAATTGCGGCTTCATCACAACCCAAGCCTAAACCTTTGTGAACTGCAATCTTTTTTGTCTCGCCTTTTGTTCCAACAATTACCGAAACTAAAACCTTACCTTCCAAATTAAATTTTTTAGCAAGTTCCGGATAAACAATATTTTTCTCAATTTCCTTAATTCCGCCAATCGGCATTGGACAAACATCAGCATCGCAAAGTAAATCTTCATTATTATAATTCTTTTTATTTAATCCAGCTTCATATGCTGAAAAAGGTGCAACATAATTTGAATCATAATCTAATTCTGAAACCGAAATTAATTTTCCAAAATCGTAAGTTCTAACTTCTTTTAATCCGCCATTTTCAAAATAAAATTTATTTACTCCATTTAATATTCCATCAGAATAATGAATTTCTTCTTTGAGTAAACCGTTTTCATAAAAACTTTTATTTGAGTTATTTAATTTTCCATCAGAATAATTTTTGATGTCTTTTATGTTGCCGTTTTCAAAATACCAAAAAGATTCACCTTCAAGTACTTCATTTACAAATGAAACTCTTGAACTTACTTTTCCTTTTCCATAATAAGTTTTTACAATTCCATCTTGAGCAAATAAATTAATCACAAAAATTATATATAGATAAAAAGATAGTTTTAACATTATAGTTTTTAAAAATAATTATATTAAATTGGATTTAAATTAATGTTGGATTTGAATTAATGAGAATTAAAACCCGTGTAAATTTAATTATTTTGATTTTATTATTCGGTATAAATCTGTGTTACCCGCAAAAAATTTTAAAAGTAGAAAATTTTAAAAGTGAGTTTGCAAAAAAAGTAAATAAGAAAAATTATTATGGAAATTTGGAACGTGAAATTGATAAAACTCTTTCAAATGTTAATGAAATAAATAGTAAAAATTGGATTTCAGCATTTTCTA is a window from the Ignavibacteriota bacterium genome containing:
- a CDS encoding PD40 domain-containing protein, giving the protein MMKNFFTIIFLISSICFSQNIKISSIEKVEIDQYSSAFYPQFSKDDENIIFTSENYKGLFSHNLRSNQTKIISDENGVGYKPVLIDEENYVLRNFNFEKGRKVHSVYLKNINSEKIEIIETSKRQIKIPNQIIGSELLIVENSTVNKKTILHDKFLKTNQTSKAIFSENDNLFLIQNDEIKNISPLGKGVYVWESLSNDGEKIIFTFGNQGSFVCDLEGNILLNIKDAHYPKFSPDDKFILFMKDKDDGQKYISSDLFIYSIEENKEYQITNTENMIEIFADWSNDQTSIVYNTILGEIYLAKISFEN
- a CDS encoding T9SS type A sorting domain-containing protein gives rise to the protein MKLALIIILLTIVSIISAQEYKSIHQLDREKFEPIIKEKLKNISKPISSEPIIPLNKSVIKNLSKSIFGYLPDWEYLENAHQDFNYDLLSHIAVFDFPVSKTGAISEPPSWPWTDVINSAHESGTKIIMVIVNFTANDIHEILTSSISKWIFLSGVKSKIKTYNLDGVNIDFEGLNTADRGNVINDFMKELTDSVHSISPDLEVSFAAPAVNWGGWNLTGLAQSCDYLFVMGYDFYGSWSTSTGPTAPLMGGSYNVTNTINVQYQTVTSFYPEKIILGVPYYGPHWQTSSVQEGSSIVKFIESKRYRDAQSLAENYGIKWSPTFKNSWFSYVESLQNHQVWFDTDSSLSLKYDLAISKKLKGVGMWALGYDGSRSELWNLLERKFSVTVNVDEENNLPKIFTLKQNYPNPFNPTTTIEYSVSPFSVISNEMRNLNDNSNITLKVFDVLGKEIATLVNENKSIGNYEVTFDASNLSAGIYFYKLYYQNNSITKKMLLIK
- a CDS encoding ferritin — encoded protein: MVSNKIESALNDQLNKEMFSSYLYLSMAAYFENKNLAGMSNWMKMQSQEEYLHAMKFYDFILRLGGKVKLGTLEAPQIEWNSPREVFENSLKHERFISDSIHKLFDLAIAESHHPTKSFLQWFVDEQVEEESTVLQIVENFNLIGEDKGALFMLDRELGSRIASPEEN
- the rpmB gene encoding 50S ribosomal protein L28, which codes for MSRRCELTGVEPITGSRISHAHNKTKRRFLPNLQKKRIWVKELNRFVTVKVSSKALKTLAKNGTSELAKLVQEKKIKIS
- a CDS encoding peptidase, which produces MFNQNKILIIVLALIFFSCKNNIDNKELENMEEKISQFAVTKIKYDKNLLDENQKIIIKKLYEAAKIIDEIFLEQVYSKNSEIKQKLINSDEPLDKLKLAYFNINFGPFDRLDHNKPFIGSDEKPLGANFYPEDLTKEEFENWIKDHPEDQKGFTSEFTVIKRDGNKLRSIPYFIYYREKLVKISKLLREAAEYAENQSLKNYLLLRAESFETDDYFKSDMAWMDLKDHTIEVVIGPYEVYEDELYNYKASYECFLTIVDPIETKKLETFSQYLNKMEANLPLPEEHKNFKRGSDSPIVVVQEVFSAGDSKAGVQTLAFNLPNDENVRKLKGSKKVMLKNIHEAKFEKLLKPIAQTVLDKDQLKYVTFNGFFTHTLMHEMSHGIGPGFIKVNGKETEVKKELKETYSKIEECKADILGMFNNKLMIENGVLPTEFENEMWITFLAGVFRSVRFGINEAHGSGTAIIYNFLLENGGYEFDKKSEKVKVNFEKIYPALKQLANKVLMIQATGNYNDAQKLISDYGKETNSIKNLVNKLSNLPVDIKPEFQIESELK
- a CDS encoding N-acetylmuramoyl-L-alanine amidase; the encoded protein is MIRKISVFLFITSFLFSEFTKIYAQKENYISVIIPEDEITTTSLSKYRLAANTLPGSSVTINDENIKVYNSGAFVNLLKLEFGENIFKIISTKDGEKITKEFTIIREEKKLKTTNSDELIIEDNLMMPSEDLWLDAGDILEVKIKGTPDCNATFMNGIKMIELPEKETKGVRGIYTGIYKVTDNDNLENLPITFSLEKDGEIVTKNSKAKVSLIPTKLPRVAITKGERPSLNYGLGTDRLGGSKLSFLEEGIKLIINGMYGDQYRVKLTDNLVAYISKDQVDLLQLGTHLPISLTDSWAAYGGKNFDKIIINLNEKLPFSTRQEINPTRIIVDIYGATSNSNWITQHLTTEGIKNLNYEQVENNLFRITIEPKRKQIWGYKIGYKNSTLEIEIKKQPEILKFDKLSFVLDAGHGGENNGALGATGLLEKNVTLDIVNRLEKMLIEKGAKVYRTREDDTYTLNGERLQKIFSFNADILISIHANSIGYNADPVKISGTSTYYKHIAFRPLSLKIYERMLELGLEPFGNVGNFNFTLNSPTEILNVLVETAFMSNPNDEIKLMDSEFKDKMCKQIIQGVQDFLYECEDNWN
- a CDS encoding thioredoxin family protein, whose product is MNIAVKKFLDEFPVNKLYTYEEFMKFSEEKVKNCEINKLTEHEKILFDYSKINLQRSNRINKTFKPNQQLVEIFQRLNFHQTWLVITEDWCGDSAQNLPYFIKYAELNIKIEVVVILRDSNLAAIDNYFNSPTSRGIPKIIGFDENGNELFVWGPRPKFAQDLVNRLKSEGYSKEEFNKELHLWYARNKGIELEKELIHIFENINSKVHKEK
- a CDS encoding TonB family protein; translation: MLKLSFYLYIIFVINLFAQDGIVKTYYGKGKVSSRVSFVNEVLEGESFWYFENGNIKDIKNYSDGKLNNSNKSFYENGLLKEEIHYSDGILNGVNKFYFENGGLKEVRTYDFGKLISVSELDYDSNYVAPFSAYEAGLNKKNYNNEDLLCDADVCPMPIGGIKEIEKNIVYPELAKKFNLEGKVLVSVIVGTKGETKKIAVHKGLGLGCDEAAIDAVKKTKFIPGEKKGEVIETEVIFSINFKLSENNQTKFVTTNEIKDELKIEPPKKQFIICENDVCPKPVGGINELLKNLKYPSQAKRNEISGEVEVEAKINDLGFVISAEVIKGIGYGCDEAAKSLIIKSEFEPAIENGKVVESTVKIIIPFILEN